Below is a genomic region from Ailuropoda melanoleuca isolate Jingjing chromosome 8, ASM200744v2, whole genome shotgun sequence.
GGTCCTCAAAATGTGGTAAGTTTAAAactaatttcaaatttaatttagaCTCAGGTAAGCAATATTCAGAATATAATGAATGTGGAAATGCCTTGAGCCTGAGTATAGATATTCAACAGCCAAAAAGTCATACCTTGGTGAATTCCTATGAATGCTATCAGTGTGGGAGAGCCTTCAGCCGGAGTTCATCCCTCATTCGACATCAGATcattcacacaggagagaaaccctataaatgtagTGAATGTGGGAGATTCTTCAACAGACGTACAAACCTTACTAAGCATCAAAAAATTCATACTGAAGCAAAGGTCTGTGAAGgtaataaatatagaaaagctTTCAGTGAGAGTGAAGACAGTAATAAAAATTCAAGACTTCATTCTAGAGATAATCCCTATGAATGTGTTAACTGTGGGAAATCCTTCAGCCGGAGCTCCTCCCTTATTCGACATCAAATGattcatacaggagagaaaccgTTCAAATGTAAGGAATGTGAGAAAACCTTCAACAGGAGTTCAAACcttaaaaaacaccaaaaaattcaTAGTCAAGAGAAGTCttctaaaaggaagaaacacaggaTTACCTACATCAATGAATTTATAGTAGAGGGAATCCTGTGAATAGATTAAATGCAAGAAAACATTCGTCAGGGATTCTTCTTTAATTGATATAACAGAATTAGTGCTGGAGAGAAATCTGTTATTGGGTAGGAATCTGCTCCCAAGTGAAGCCACAAGGTTTGGAGTTAAATGTATCACACACAGTACAAGTCTTTGCCTGTCATCATTCTGATACCCATTGCCATCATCATTCCTAGTTCATAAATGGGACCTATGGCATCCTTATATTCACATGATTTATTGAAGTAGATATTAGGGAGGAGCCAAGCAATACCCTTGGAATTGATACTTAATAAAACTGAAACTTTCAGTCCTAAGAAGGACATGAGAAACCAGGAGCTCACGAGAATATAGGAAGACTGTACTTCTAAGGACTGAACTCTCTGAATTAATGGCAGAGACCACAAGAATGGCAAATTACTCCATGATAATATCCTTGGCTGTCTTGGTGCTGAGTGGGGACTAGAATTGGAGGAGGATTATCAACTGCAGTGGCAAGTGGAGTCTACATATAGTCGTCAAATCTGCGTTTTTGAAAGTACTCTTTGGGATGCAGGCTGGAGCAACATCCATTGTCTTGGGTCTAtcatttattccaaaaattaaGAGGTCAATAAAGTGTCTTAATACTCTGTGTACTAGTTTCCTTGTTCTTCTGTAAGTTATTTCTGTAATTTACCCTTGGGATCCTGAGCCAAGAAACTTATCTTTAATCTGCCCCCAAATATCATATTGGAGAGATTCCCAATGAATGATTATGGTGGCTTTTTGTTAAAGCTCATATCTTATTCAAAAGCAGAAAAGGTATACTGGAGTGTGAACACTTAGGATGAGTTAATGTGCAGAATTATTCTGTCTTCATTtattctatggtttcaggtctttaatccattttttatttaatttttgtgtatggtacgAGAGTGGTCCATTTTCATCCTTTATTGCATGTgactgttcagttttcccaacactgtttattgaagagactatcctttctctgTTGGGTATTCTTGACCCCTTTGTAGCAAATTAATTGACCACGTAtatatgagggtttatttctgggcactctgttctcttccattgatctatgtgtctgtgtttatgccagtaccatactgttttggttactattgCTTTCTAATATAGTTTGAATTCAGGAAGTATGAtacctccaggtttgttcttctttctcaagattgctttgactgttcagggtcttttgtggtttcatacaaattttaggatttttttttctatttctgtgaaaaatgctattgggattttgataggggttgcattgaatctgtagactctttgggtaatatggacattttaacagtattaatttttctaagcCGTGAGCATGGAagatcttcccatttatttgtgccttAACTTTATCCAtaggtatttaattctttttatgcagttgtaaatggtattataactgcataaatttaaccaaggagatgcataaatttaaccaaggagatgaaagatctgtacattgaaaactgTCAGACACTcatgtgaaagaaattgaagaaggcacaaataaatgggaagatctTTGCCATTCAGCCTCAGTGCAGGGAATGACCCACTTGTCTGTCAAAAACCTGTCCCCTCTCTTTGTGCCCATACGCCATATCCCATGGATCACTAAGGCATTCTGCTAGTCGTTAtccattatatttattcattttcattgttataGAAGTTTAGCTGGGCACATAGCCACCCAAcattaaatttctctctcttaatAAGTACTGGTCAATGGGATGTGAACAGAAGTGATGTATGTCACTTCCAAGTCTTGCCCTTCAAGCCTCTAGGCATCATTCTATTCTACTGACACCTTTCTGTCTCCCTGCTGGCTGAGAACCGTGAAAACTGTTAACAGCGGACTACAAGTGGAAGCCAGTATTAGGAATGGCATCCTGGGCCACCCATCTACCTCCAGTCCGTTAGAGGAAATAAACTTCAGTCATGTAGAAGCtcctggttttgttgttttgtttcttttgtaccACAGGTTGCCCTGTACCTTAGTTAATGCACTCCCCAAATCTTTTTTGACTCTTCCTTGCATCTATCTGCATATATCCCTACTGgtactatatttatatttctggtTACTGTCCACTCTCTCACATCAACTAGTGTCTCTCCCTTGAAATTCTGTAAAATGCAGGCAGAGGGTTTTtgtgaaatacaaattttaatgatTGCACACAGATGCTAAACCTTTCAAAGACTCCCTGTGAACTTTTAGGTGAAATCTAAACTCTGAAACGACTTCTCTTGCCTTTCATGTTCTAATGGTCTCTTACACTGCACCCTTCGTATTCCACGTGTCAGCCATGCAGCAGCTTCCAACTTCCCTTCCGCCGCAGGTGCTTAGCTCTAGGGTTTTCCATATATTTCCTACTCATGAAGACCACCTTCTCTTCATCTAATTTTCACTCCTTCGAGTTATACTAAAGAGATTTCCTTCTCTAGAAAGCCACTTCTGACAACCGAAGactgagaaaatatatgtacTAAGTTCCACATACTTACATGTTTACAGCACTTATAGGAATTCTATTACAAGTATTATTGGACTGTATCCTAACTACTTAGTATGGTTTGGGGGGACAAGTAGTCTGTAAAATGTAGCATACTGGCTGGCAACAAATAGTATTGAATGTGAGTAGGAAATAGACCTGACCGCTTATTTTTTTACATCTCATTGTAAAACGATGtaaccaaagacatttttttaagcattaCTTACNAATGTAGCATACTGGCTGGCAACAAATAGTATTGAATGTGAGTAGGAAATAGACCTGACCGcttattttttttacatctcaTTGTAAAACGATGtaaccaaagacatttttttaagcattacttattttgagagagagtgtgtgagcaggggtgaggcacagaggcagagggagagagaggatcccaagccgATTGCATGCAGAGCGTGGAAACCTAGGAGGgacctgatctcatgaccctgagatcatgacctgagccaaaatcaagaatctcatgcttaacaaactgagccacccaggtgcccctctccaaagacatttttaaatgtatactaaTGACCCCACTACTATAACATCAGtacttttttcaaatttgtgtatttctttgaataaaaaaagTATTCTCTTCACACTGAATTAGGATTGAATTATGATCAGTGGCCCTGACTGGACTCTATTTGCTATTATCTTCATAAATGTGAGCTTTGAATTTAGTAATTTACCAATACCGGTTCTGCTCTATCAATCTTTTTCCAAGCATTCCTTAATATCCAGGTTGTTTATTCTTGCCTCCATTACTTCATTTTGATATTGTAATGGATGaaattggttattttaaaaaaagatccacaGTTGTCATAGACATTAACTATGTACCAGTCTAGCAAGTGAGGAAAATCGTATTAGTTACAGAATTTTCCTTGACATCTTCATTGAGGCAAGATGGCAACATCTCAGTGGGTTTGACTTCTGAATGAAAATGCGTAAGAGGGCGAGGGGCGGGAGAAGAGTGTAAGGACAGTCCCTCTTGCAGTCTTATGAGATCACTTCTCTAGGAGAGACACTATAAAGTGATCCTTAAGAAATCGGATGGGATTCCAAACCCTTCCCGTCATTTCCAGAATAAAATCCGCCTGGCTCAGCCGCTAGTGGTTTGAGCTCACTGTAGGCAGTCCAAGAGCAGCAGGAAGTTCTAACTGAGACCTATGAGATCTCCAGTAAGTGCGTCCACAATTCGTAGCTTCGGCCTATCagcaaaaacaagaaatcaaGCCTAACCCTCTGCTTGCCCTGGAAGTGCTCTAGTGTGAGAGGGCAGGCTGGAAGGTTCGAATGGTCAGCCCGCCACAGCAGTAGTACCCAACTCCATCCCTAAGGGACTCTGAAGCCAGGGTAGCCTTAAGGATTTTTCCCGCCCGGAAGGCACCGCCCCCGTGGGGCCGGGGCAGGGCCAGAGAAACCGGAAGCGGAGCGACAAGGGGGCCTGGGTACAAGTCTGCGGCTGCGTTCGTCTTTCTGCGCAAGCGCGATGGGGTTCAGGTGGCTGGGTGGGTTTTCCACCCGAACCTTCGTGTGGGCTCTGTGGTCCTGGAATTGACAAGATTTCCCAGGAAAACCGGGTAAGCGTTCTTTTAGGCTTCTCTTCTCTCGCACGTGTCACTGGAAGTGTCCCGGGACCTCTATTCCCCAGTGCCATGAAAGCCGTTGCTATTTGGTGTCTGAAGACTTAGTGGTTTCCGGCCGCCTGGGCCTCTCCGCTTGGTGTATTCCGGCTATTAGCGAACCTTTCCGAACCCATGATTTTTCTTGACTATAGTGTGCGCCTACTGAGACCTTTCTTGAAGTGATTGTGAACTTAAAATGACATTAAACTGTTAAGATTTCCCAGAATGAGTGTGCTGTGAAACTTAGTATTTTATTATGTGGCATGCACTATTCTAGAGTTCATTAGGGGACTTTAAGACTTGTTAATTCAGCCTTTGTGATTTACGGCTAAGGGTACTTAAACTCAGAGAAGTCAAATGATTGTCCCAATACCATGCCATCGATAAAAGTCAGACCCTAGGTTAAACTTAGAGAGTCCTTCAGATCTTTCGGCCATTGTGCTTTTCACTGTTCACCatgaaactttttcaaaaaatgttagNNNNNNNNNNNNNNNNNNNNNNNNNNNNNNNNNNNNNNNNNNNNNNNNNNNNNNNNNNNNNNNNNNNNNNNNNNNNNNNNNNNNNNNNNNNNNNNNNNNNgcagagagacaaccagcgagagagggaacacaagcaggtgagtgggagaggaagaagcaggctcccagaggagaagcccgatgagagactcctttccggaacgttgtgatcacgccctaatccaaagacaggcgcttaatgacggcgccactcaggcgccccgggttgtgggcttcttgatttttcagcctgccttctgggggagggtcctgccgcgccgatactcaggcaaccctgtttgggtagagtctccgtgtcccctgcgaggggggatggggatgggcaccctgtgagccggtatttccaggcttttgttctctggcggctttccctggcggtttgctatgcctcttctgagagagcagcagcggctgaaattcagcctctgtctcagaacagagggatcgcggatcgttctccactgatgttctgggccactttaactctgttactgttggtgctgctcaaccctgcagcgtcccgggatgtgtgccccacacccgacGTCTCAGCCCTCACtaccagggctggcgcgtctctgtcctttgtgtttctaatgccgccagccgccagctgccagccacccccgtgcgctcccggatctccccgtctcagtctgctgtctcgcaggtgccgtccgcgagtccgcccgctcccctgtgcaggtggctaccgcttcccggcacctgaaNgcgccctgacacggcggctccctcccccttctgtttagcttcccatatct
It encodes:
- the ZNF215 gene encoding zinc finger protein 215 isoform X3, with translation MDSRAKNPKHICFGEIISENQDSVPKQRISGKESSSGVIMTRLTKSGSPSLDAWMSDDWLYRNQEHWDINLPEEALVHKTVYTEVGNFEGSENKKILDVETVNSVLGMQQGIPVRKGSSKCGKFKTNFKFNLDSGKQYSEYNECGNALSLSIDIQQPKSHTLVNSYECYQCGRAFSRSSSLIRHQIIHTGEKPYKCSECGRFFNRRTNLTKHQKIHTEAKVCEGNKYRKAFSESEDSNKNSRLHSRDNPYECVNCGKSFSRSSSLIRHQMIHTGEKPFKCKECEKTFNRSSNLKKHQKIHSQEKSSKRKKHRITYINEFIVEGIL
- the ZNF215 gene encoding zinc finger protein 215 isoform X2, giving the protein MEADSLTGHSQEPVTFKDVIVEFSEEEWGLLDPAVKTLYRDVMLENYRNLNSLHQEQLLSKPVEISKLESKERRWTVEQKTPSTSVLDREIISENQDSVPKQRISGKESSSGVIMTRLTKSGSPSLDAWMSDDWLYRNQEHWDINLPEEALVHKTVYTEVGNFEGSENKKILDVETVNSVLGMQQGIPVRKGSSKCGKFKTNFKFNLDSGKQYSEYNECGNALSLSIDIQQPKSHTLVNSYECYQCGRAFSRSSSLIRHQIIHTGEKPYKCSECGRFFNRRTNLTKHQKIHTEAKVCEGNKYRKAFSESEDSNKNSRLHSRDNPYECVNCGKSFSRSSSLIRHQMIHTGEKPFKCKECEKTFNRSSNLKKHQKIHSQEKSSKRKKHRITYINEFIVEGIL